The following coding sequences lie in one Methanothermobacter sp. MT-2 genomic window:
- a CDS encoding hydrolase, whose product MKLRWFGHSAFEILTDENSKILIDPFISNNPSCNIPVEELEADLIFVTHGHADHLGDAMEIANRSGALLVGTHEISVFFSKQGLESEGMNIGGSLRFDDIKVTMVDAKHSSDIDFTDEMTCGGTACGFIFQLENGRKIYHAGDTGLFTDMKTVIGEIYKPDIALLPIGDRYTMGPEDALIAAKWISPQKVIPMHYNTFPVIEQDPNIFKEILEEETSIKVIILNPGETYQEY is encoded by the coding sequence ATGAAGCTTAGATGGTTCGGACATTCAGCATTTGAAATACTCACAGATGAAAACTCAAAGATACTCATAGATCCATTCATAAGCAACAATCCTTCCTGTAACATACCAGTGGAAGAGCTAGAAGCTGACCTGATCTTTGTAACACATGGACATGCAGACCACCTAGGAGATGCTATGGAGATAGCTAACCGGAGCGGGGCCCTGCTAGTGGGCACGCATGAAATCTCGGTTTTTTTCTCTAAACAGGGACTTGAAAGTGAGGGTATGAACATTGGAGGGTCCCTAAGGTTCGATGATATCAAAGTGACCATGGTGGATGCTAAACACTCCTCTGACATAGACTTCACAGATGAGATGACCTGTGGAGGCACCGCCTGCGGCTTCATATTCCAACTAGAAAATGGCAGGAAAATATACCATGCAGGAGACACCGGACTATTCACTGACATGAAAACAGTTATCGGGGAAATCTACAAGCCAGACATAGCACTCCTACCAATAGGAGACCGATACACCATGGGACCCGAGGACGCTCTGATAGCAGCCAAATGGATATCACCACAAAAAGTCATACCAATGCACTATAACACATTCCCAGTTATAGAACAAGACCCAAACATCTTCAAGGAAATCCTAGAAGAAGAAACATCCATAAAAGTCATAATACTAAATCCAGGTGAAACATACCAAGAATATTGA